CCTCATCTACATAGATGTAAGTAGTTTGCACTGTCGTACATTTAACTGCCTACTTCTCATAATTATAAATTCAGAGAAATATATCTTTCCGAATTAATTTCAACGACAATTTTATCGGCGTATCATATTTGCacaaaaatttaacaaaaaaaatgTTGCTTTACTCTTCATAATACGATGAACATTTAAgagctttttttttcttttttttaggcATTTAAATAGATCCAACCATTGTTAGGCCTACATTTAAAGGCAAAtgttcaaaatataaatatattaacttGGCTAACGCGACGATCGAAATAATATAAGCTCAATAAAATTTCTGTTGGGCCcctttaaatattgtaaaattatttcaatgatcttatatgtatatcgcacgtatacatatatagtagaATACCGAAAAATATAGCAGGAATACCGAAACGATCTATGCATATCAGAAAATACATAGATAAGACgatacatatttacatacatattcccctaaattaataattatcctCGTATCCTAAGAAGGTGAACAAATTCTGTAACTTAGGCTTCAATCAGTTAAACAGTTTCACAATGCAAACCATACCACAGTCTCGCAGCTTAAGTAATTTGGTCGAGTTTTCAACATAAATTTCTCCTCCTAATCTTACGATAGAAATATTGTGTATACGACAATAAATCGTCGTAGAATTCGACTTATCAGTACCTAAACAACCATCTCGGAAAATGAGAGATAAGgattgtttattattttcctaCATGGCCTGTGTCCACCATCAGTTAGTCTCGAATCTAACATAGGTGCTTCAGGTACTCTTtcgaacaaatttctatttaatctaTAACAAGAATACCGCAAaccttaataaataaatacgtaagTTGTGGTAAAATTATTTGGTAAGATTCGTTATAAGGTTGATTCGCATCTACGACGAGATTCAAAGGGGACACGTAAGATGTAGAGAACGTGGAACTCGAATTTAATATGACAAAGTTACATCGTATTTTTGTGGAGAAAAATTAATCGTAAATTTTGGTAATTAAATCGTTCGTATGATCCTGTACGTTATTTCTGATGTTAGTTATAAATGTTGTCCTTTCAAAAAGTATGTTTTAATGCGCTCAGTATTGAATcgaatgtatattttttatatatactatttattGAATGcctatttatagaaattatctTCATATGCTCGTCTGTTAATCGTCACACGAATTTTGAATGACTCATCATACGTGTAATAATCTAATTCTCTTATACGTTCAACCAGTAATTCAAATAAACGTGTTGTACACGTTTCATTTATACGAATTGCGTAAATCTCGATATCGTCTCAGCTACTTTCACAGCAGCATAATGTTAACGAATATATAAAAACGAAATAAGTAAGTGGAATTCCCGTATAAGAGTAACAATGGTCTCACAACAATCAGTTTCATTCCATTAGCGTTTCATTTTGAAACCATAGTTTCTAATTAGCGTTGTATATAGTGAAAATGTCTCTAATACATATCGTTGCGTATTTAtcttatgtatataaatatgaaatataacttGTAACCAATTTACGACCTTACTAATTTACTTCGCTAGTTCAAAGAATGCAAATTTTCTTTGCAGAAGAACGAACATCGAAAATCAAGAATTATTGCacataaaattttgttcaactagaaatcaaataaaaaagattactAATCATAGTATCTAAAAGTATGCTAATAAATTTCTAGCTTTTATGTTTATTCTCACGCTAGTGAACGTTTGATAAAGAGAAATCAAGAAAAGTACCTGTTTCGAATCGTTGATCGAAAATGCTCGGTAATTTCCGTCACTCCGTAGCTGTATGATTTCCTACCCatagaaaaatactttttgtaaaaGTACGGgagaaagtaaagaaaaaattatttaaactatATCTTGACCGTTTTCGACCTGACAACCATAATTGTCTTTATCTCTGTTAGCATCTTTGTCTTTATCGTCGTTCCCTTCTTCCGCGATATATTCTTCCTGttccttcatttttctttcgttttcaatGGATGCGAAATCTTCATTTTTGCTCGTCGCATTCGCGGAATGGGATTTGTTTAGTAGAGAACTGAATTCGCCAAATTTCAGAATTTCTTCCATGGCGGACTGTTCTAAATTTACCTGCCACATATTTATAGTATTAGTATCTGCATTTATACCGTTGCCTACTCGCTCAAACTCTCGCTggttaaaatatttctgaacgAATTTCCAGGAAAATAGGATCTGTAAGGATGGAAAATGGAAATGCaaaaaataatatgtacatgTTATCGCGAATAAAAAGAACTCTAGAATATTCAGGCTAAAAAAaggaattaattgtaaaaagaaaaaattattatttgacattaaaataagaagaaatctAAATgttaaaagaaggaagaaagttgaaatgaaaataagaGGAACAAAGGCCATCTGCGAGAGCATTTAGAAATCGAAATTGATTACAACGTGATTACGATATTATGTAAACACGTCTAACCTTTCTCGGTCTACCCCTTTTCCCCTTTACCACCGCCGACGGTGCTGATTGACAACTCGAACTTGACAAGCTATTCTTCCTTTTTGGCCATTGTAAGTGCGAGTCCAAATGCTGCTTCAATTTGTCCTGTCTGGCAAACATTCGGGGACAAATGCTACAGGCAAATGGTCGTTCACCCGTATGAACTCTTCTGTGTCTGGCCAAATGAGAAGCTCTCGTAAAGGCTAAAGTACAGAGGTCGCAAGAGAAAGGTTTGTATTGCGCTTTTTCAGACTTTGGCTGTATCGGTCTGgtttcttttccttcgtttagTCCTGACCTCTTCGTAAGATTATCGCCCTTCTTCTTGATAGTTAATCTTGGACTGTCATCCATGTTCTTTGACGATTCCTAAAAATAAAATGACGGTGTAATGAAAATCATTGCCTGCGATGAAGACGATTCCTAACTTACAAGAACGGTAGTAATAATTAGATTTAAGTGCAACAAATTGATATATATTACCAGAATGCATATTCGCGAAATGGTAGTGCCGATTCTGCCTAATTCTTATGAATAAAGTGTTCATACGTTAAGAGATACCGAAATACCAAATACAAATACCAATCTTTGTTATACCGATCAACCGATCTTGAACATAAAAGCAATTTCAATTGTGATCATCTTCTCATACCAGACTTTCATCTCGTTCTTGTAAGTCGTCGTTCATCTGTATATCCGGTACCGTAGGATCTGCAGATGTGTTGTTAAAATTTGGTTCGGACTTAACCGTGTTCGACAAGTCTTCGTAGCTCTCCCTCGTAGACTCTTCCTTCGAAGCTATACGCTCCTTTGATCTAAATTCTAATACATCATTGTTTCTCGTTGAACGTCCCACCGAGACCCTTTTCTGACCTTTAAATCTTGTCTCTCGCTTGTACATTGGCGGTGGCATACGTCTCTAAGTCATgcaaagaaattacaaaaaattaagATGCCAGTCATAAGTATTCTACGCTCGTAAGAGCGTGAATGTATTAGGTTAAACGTAAAGGTCACTTTCTGCTGCTGTATGCATTTCAAAGAATCTTATGAAAGCGTTGCTCGTGCTAGCTATAACGAACGAACACTCTAAAGGAGAAATTGCAAAAATTTCAAGTTAGCTGACAGCATTCAATTCACCTGTAGATTTTCTATGAACAAATGGCATACATTTCACGTAGGTCGATCGTTAAAAGAATGAAGACAAATTTTTTCAGGTAGATGAAGCTTGTTTctgaatatttcaaagaaaaattcaatCTGAACAATAAACTATGTATCGCAACAGTCGACTTGTGCTCGAAGGCGACACTTTCATCTCTCTGAAAAAAAGTTAacagtataaatattttattaggaaTTCTCATCGAATTACCAGACAGATGACGATGATAAATCTTGCCTATAACAAAATACATAGATCCGTCACTTACGTCTAGGAaaggatatttttttttttttttaattaaatacttcttttacgatataacataattacaGTATGACATCATCTATACAAAAAATTAGTAGAATACGTATTGAGCCTTCCTTTACCTAACCCGTATTTGGTAATCCAActgtgaataattattaaacaaatagcAGAATGCAGAAACAAATCTACCAGATTTCTTTAGATAAGAAACCAAAGAATTTTAGACAGaccagataaataaaatatttgacagaATTGCTAGAGGTAATAGGCTcgattatgtacatacataaacAGATCTTATATAAAACTAGTGAACTTGCTatactatatttaaaaaacgcaTTGCTCAATCTGTTCTTACTCATGAATATTCTTAATTCTTAACATTAGAAATCCTTGATATTTCCCCATATAAATATACAGAGCTGACGCGTTCAAACTTGAAGCGCGTGTAGCATTCATTAAAATACGCAAGAAAGTCTTAGCAAACATCCATGGAAAAATCACTAGTCTGAAAATTACATGATTTCCTGTTTCCTCATTGCTTATCGCTCAATTATTATCTATAAATCCAACTTTGCTTGCAAAACTTTTTCCTCTGCGAATGAGCTACTAtcactatttatatataattactaacaGATCTCAATCTTCCACATTCTTAGAAACAgttaatatagtaattactttTCAATGTTTCAGTCTCGGTTAAAAGTAAATACATGTAAGTACAATAATATCTCGCTCGATATTATCCTATTTATGTACTTGCAATTGGAAAAGTTTTCCTGATGCAAGTTGTTTGTATCTAATGTTACTACTCACTTTATCGTGCATGAAAGAAACGtctattatttcgaaatttcgcgCAAGAATAAACTGTAACCTGAAAAATAACCATACAAACGTATATAAACGTTGCAATGTCAAAACAACAAAATTCTGCTTTCTTCTAATGAATGGCGTCATGTGTTTATCTATGATTACACAGGGCAAGTCACCTAAAAGTttaagttgaaatattttcgatactaataattaggtatatcgaaaaatgtttcgggtgaaaattaaattatttgaagGTGGGTGTATTTCGACGTTATTAGTTCTTCCGTAGGTAAGCGCGTAAAGGTCATGTAGAGGTCAACTTTGACTTTTTAAACGGAcacgtatattttttaatacattagcCGATTCTCTATAAAAGAATACATAGCGAGATTctctatataaagttattaacCTATTTTTATGGAGAAAGTGTTAGTTGGTAGATGTTTTGACTTTCATCTTGTAAaatttatcgtataaaatataataaaagcaaGTGCAAAAGTAGTATAGTGTCTTACGTTTTCCCTACGACAAGTTTTAcaagataaaagttaaaatatctattgAATTGATAGTTTTTCGATATAAGTAAGTaagtatgtaattttataaagaatctttgaaaattttttcGATTTATTGCGTGCTTAAAATATTATCGGCACCAAGCTAAAAAAACTTAAACACTTAAATGACTCACCCCGTATAATGCTAGTACTGCGTTTATTTTGTGTCATTTGGTAACAactaaaaaatttaaatgattCGGTTGATAAGTTTAAGGTAACACGCAATAGTTACTTGACCATTGGCTAATGCACTGTATTTACACTGTCCAGAAACTAATCAGAAACTAGTGATTTTTGTATCTATGTTTTCTAAAACCTTTTGTATACATTAAACGTTTCACATATAAAACCTATAGCGACAGGATCAATCATGTTAAAAACGTACACAATTTAAAATAAACAGTTTCTGAAGTTTTTATACAAATGTCATTAATTTGTCAGTGGAACGAATATAACATTTGCTATTTTTAATCATTGGAACAGGTAAACGGAAATTTCGGTTTTCCTCCTTTTATTGATAATAGTTCATTTAATCTTAATTAGATGGCATTAAAATGTATTGATAAAGAACAaagaataaagaatatattctATTTGAAAATTGTACTATCTCGATTTTTCTTTGATTATGATAAATCGCCCATCGTTAAAATCTCTTGCCACGGAATGACATTTTGTTTGCGCAATTGTTAATACGCAATTAATCTTACACGTGTTTCAAGGATAATGCAACATTTAGTTgacattaatatttaaaaagaatcttctttctctttctcataGTAATTCATTTACATTATACGTGCACGATGTCTCCGAAATCATAGCACAAGCGGTCGGATGATTCTACGTATAAAAATGAgtcgaagaaaaaaaagaataacatttgTTCGTCCAAGACTTTGTTCCCAAGGAAAATAAGTTCGAAGATCCGTCAGGTGTACGTATACTAATTGTGAGCTTCGAGGTATCCGACTTCTCTTTCTGCTcgtgtttatatttataaacatgAACAATGTTATgatttgctttctattattgcTGCTATCTTATTTCTACGGTCTCCGTATTAGCGATGGTTTCAGAAATAAGGATAAGagcattaatttttaaaaattattttattgacgTAACAAGCGTTCAAAATGTTGACGCGTTGCTGCATGTATAAGTCTGCTTgtctaattaaattattaccAACGCGAGCAGAAAGACAAGTCGAATGCCTGGAAACTTACAATTGGCACGCGTGCATCTGACGGACTTTCGAGCTCATTTTACTCGAAAACGAAGTCTTAAACGCAAAAACGTTATTCTTTCTTCGTCGATTTATTTTCGCATGTAGAATCACCACCCGAGTGCACCGCTTGTGCAACGATTTCGGAGACAccttatgtataaataatacaagGTGGGACAATAACTTTAATCAccgtaaatatttcttttcttcttatagatatggaaaaatattgttCACGAACGTTCTATGGTATCGAGAGACTTGTAATATGACAGTAATAATTTTTTTGCACGTGGAGGTTTTTCGAAGATTTCGAAGTCACcaccatttttttctttttttttttttatggctTGCCTTAATTTCTTATTCCTGATAAAATAGGATATGCTTGAAACAGTTGAGATGATTTCAACGAGGTCATTCGACAAAGAGAAAAGAGTAAGCAACAAATCTTACATCACAGCAAATGTTGGAAGTGGTACCGTTTGCATCGATCCCCCCACCCTCATCAATAATGGCTCACTATCTTCTTCTTGgcattgataaaattaaaagttttgTAATCTCTGGTGTAATTTTATCTCACGGTATTTGTAAGTTAATGTTCTAGTTTTTTACATTCTTTTTACAGATACATTAATATAGCGATTGAATTCAAGGTAACTTCTTATCGATATACTtgtataagtataaataatttcgtgaTAAAATATGTTTCTAGAACTAACATAGTTCGATTCAGGTATATGTAGATTTGCGCGACTAATTACATACGTGCACGTACATTTTATGCACTACGATAACTTGACTGTTTCACATTTTctctattattttaattatatcatttGGACTTACAATTTGCGTTTCCGACGATCGCAGAGGTTCATCGAACGTATCCTCGTGCCCATCGATCACCATCGGATCGTCTTCCACCTCAATTTCTTCCACCTTGATGTGATCCTCTAATGAATCTATGGAAGACTGTTTTGGTAAAAATGGTATCACGGACGGTTCCTTCATGTACTCCGTTGTATGAACTCTCGCCTCTATGTGACACCGTTGCATCCGCGTCTCCACTCTCGTATAAGGGCTACGACTATTTTCTTGATTTCTCTGGTCACCGGAAAGACCACGAATCTCTAGATCTGTGGCAGTTTTAATCAAAGATGGCAAATGTTCTTCAGCGACATCGATCGAACCACGGTACATAAAATCCAAAAGACATTCCATTTCTTCAACCGCGACACCTACGGGATACGGTGTAAATAAGTAGAAGCCATATCAATATCTACTGCATctacataaatttaaataaatttgcacACCTACTGTCGTGCGAAGCTCACACAATATTTACATACTCGCATCTAGTATGAATATATATTGTTTACTAGACATCGATTTCTTCGTCTACTTTACGCGATTGAAGTAAAACCATTGTACAGTATCTTAAATTTCATGTAAGAAATCaatttattaagaaaaccgtttaTATGTATCGATAGAAATACTTTTCAAAGTACTTTGTTACGCAAAAATTGTTCAACGTTGTATTTCTTCAACGTTCAACGTTATTCTATGCTATGCTATATTATTCACAGCgttaaaggaaatgaaaaaatgcaaCCCTGATATACTTAATCATACTTCAAAACAGACATTATTGCacgttttatagaattttaatcAGAAATTATAGCGATCAGTCTCGTCATTAGAATCGAATGATTATAACGCTGTAATTCAGCATTAAATTTTGTTGTTCGACGCTACTACGTTAAAAGTGAATTGACTGATATCAATACGTAAGAAAAGGTCATATATTTTAGAGAATTGCGATTGTTAAACTGACTTTTACCTTTTAAGCTTACCTTTTAAAATAAGAATTGGCTGTTCACCATAGTGTTCTTTGAAAACTCTTTCAAAATAAGGACTGCATGCTGCCAAGACCAGTCTATGTGCCCTTAACATTCCACCTTGACAAGCTAACGTTGTATCAGTCAAGGAACCACTCTTATAGAGTCCTTCAAACAATCCAGACAAGTTCGCTAGGTGATTGTTCCAAGTTAGGTTGAATGTTTTCTCACCCATTGTTATGACGCGTTCAGTGTTCACTGTCAAACATACCACAGTCACACATTTATTCgttagataaatataaatcacCTTTTGAAACTTTTGCATTCTTTTCTACTACAAAATGTACTGTtcattgataataattaaatgaatagaatttttcaaacagatttcataacaattttgcccaaaataatatttctaggATGAAATGATACAAACGTTAATTACgttaattttcataaatcatatatatattatcaaatgCATTGGACATTAAGATTTTAATTAGACCAATTACAATCTGCTCAGTATTTGCAAAATTATTGCAAAGTTGGGGAAACTTATTATTTAACGTAACGATCACGTTATTTTATGATGTTTGTACAAGAAGTTTTTATAAACTCGAATATGATATTCTGTATCTCGAGCGAACAAATTTCTTGATAT
The Bombus terrestris chromosome 10, iyBomTerr1.2, whole genome shotgun sequence genome window above contains:
- the LOC100644899 gene encoding zinc finger and BTB domain-containing protein 14 isoform X2, with the protein product MGEKTFNLTWNNHLANLSGLFEGLYKSGSLTDTTLACQGGMLRAHRLVLAACSPYFERVFKEHYGEQPILILKGVAVEEMECLLDFMYRGSIDVAEEHLPSLIKTATDLEIRGLSGDQRNQENSRSPYTRVETRMQRCHIEARVHTTEYMKEPSVIPFLPKQSSIDSLEDHIKVEEIEVEDDPMVIDGHEDTFDEPLRSSETQIRRMPPPMYKRETRFKGQKRVSVGRSTRNNDVLEFRSKERIASKEESTRESYEDLSNTVKSEPNFNNTSADPTESSKNMDDSPRLTIKKKGDNLTKRSGLNEGKETRPIQPKSEKAQYKPFSCDLCTLAFTRASHLARHRRVHTGERPFACSICPRMFARQDKLKQHLDSHLQWPKRKNSLSSSSCQSAPSAVVKGKRGRPRKVNLEQSAMEEILKFGEFSSLLNKSHSANATSKNEDFASIENERKMKEQEEYIAEEGNDDKDKDANRDKDNYGCQVENGQDIV
- the LOC100644899 gene encoding protein jim lovell isoform X3; the encoded protein is MGEKTFNLTWNNHLANLSGLFEGLYKSGSLTDTTLACQGGMLRAHRLVLAACSPYFERVFKEHYGEQPILILKGVAVEEMECLLDFMYRGSIDVAEEHLPSLIKTATDLEIRGLSGDQRNQENSRSPYTRVETRMQRCHIEARVHTTEYMKEPSVIPFLPKQSSIDSLEDHIKVEEIEVEDDPMVIDGHEDTFDEPLRSSETQIRRMPPPMYKRETRFKGQKRVSVGRSTRNNDVLEFRSKERIASKEESTRESYEDLSNTESSKNMDDSPRLTIKKKGDNLTKRSGLNEGKETRPIQPKSEKAQYKPFSCDLCTLAFTRASHLARHRRVHTGERPFACSICPRMFARQDKLKQHLDSHLQWPKRKNSLSSSSCQSAPSAVVKGKRGRPRKVNLEQSAMEEILKFGEFSSLLNKSHSANATSKNEDFASIENERKMKEQEEYIAEEGNDDKDKDANRDKDNYGCQVENGQDIV
- the LOC100644899 gene encoding protein tramtrack, beta isoform isoform X1, encoding MGEKTFNLTWNNHLANLSGLFEGLYKSGSLTDTTLACQGGMLRAHRLVLAACSPYFERVFKEHYGEQPILILKGVAVEEMECLLDFMYRGSIDVAEEHLPSLIKTATDLEIRGLSGDQRNQENSRSPYTRVETRMQRCHIEARVHTTEYMKEPSVIPFLPKQSSIDSLEDHIKVEEIEVEDDPMVIDGHEDTFDEPLRSSETQIRRMPPPMYKRETRFKGQKRVSVGRSTRNNDVLEFRSKERIASKEESTRESYEDLSNTVKSEPNFNNTSADPTVPDIQMNDDLQERDESLESSKNMDDSPRLTIKKKGDNLTKRSGLNEGKETRPIQPKSEKAQYKPFSCDLCTLAFTRASHLARHRRVHTGERPFACSICPRMFARQDKLKQHLDSHLQWPKRKNSLSSSSCQSAPSAVVKGKRGRPRKVNLEQSAMEEILKFGEFSSLLNKSHSANATSKNEDFASIENERKMKEQEEYIAEEGNDDKDKDANRDKDNYGCQVENGQDIV